In Vibrio lentus, a single genomic region encodes these proteins:
- a CDS encoding VPA1267 family protein encodes MASGQQKAQQNLEAFEVWKATQTDDDFKQIMFRGQLNRNEVAKGIGCGKSALNQNPALKEALKALEDKLRGKGVLPPLSDAANKNEGKPQAYDNTANRKLLDSKRVSSLEAENIELKAKVRELEKRLERFGELSETLSEMGLMPR; translated from the coding sequence ATGGCAAGTGGTCAGCAGAAAGCACAGCAAAACTTGGAAGCATTTGAAGTGTGGAAAGCCACACAGACGGACGATGACTTTAAGCAAATCATGTTCCGAGGTCAGCTTAATCGAAACGAGGTGGCAAAGGGCATCGGCTGTGGAAAATCGGCGTTAAACCAAAACCCTGCCCTCAAAGAAGCGCTCAAAGCCTTAGAAGATAAACTGCGCGGCAAAGGTGTCCTGCCACCGTTGAGCGACGCTGCCAACAAAAATGAGGGCAAACCTCAAGCCTACGACAACACAGCAAATCGAAAGCTGCTCGATTCAAAACGGGTGTCGTCATTAGAAGCTGAGAACATTGAATTGAAAGCCAAGGTCAGGGAGCTTGAAAAGCGACTTGAGCGCTTTGGTGAGCTATCTGAAACTTTATCCGAAATGGGGTTGATGCCACGATGA
- a CDS encoding AAA family ATPase — translation MNSALHEDQMRVTSIPYRSNKMVIFSGVPLAKDSYKTNSGKYYVTIKADPDSIPVLPTLGQHWSVKGARQIENMEMGDYVMQQHTYESPKHVECMLPETGEQLIRFIARETDFKGIGESKARALWQLLGKDFHATLQNDIPDSRKRLTSILSDDSVEALFKGYAKYKNLAHCNWMSEHNIPASVQQRLLKHHGEASIEVIKDNPYALMGFGLSFSAIEDIIKATDFKSDVAKDDPRRLSAALEMSIRKEIEKGHTYTTHANVRPYLNKLLKDKTLVTQSFQSGHDKAQYILNPDTGAYHPTAQLLMESVVAKRLNALTKRNDLFDENANAAYCSAAAELPYDLTSKQIEAAITCLDNSVSCITGGAGTGKTTVLRTALRAYRQLGFEIHAVALSGRAAMRLHESIGFITSTIAKLLRKEPIEPSVEQPNHLLVIDEASMIDLPTMYRLVNHIHPSVRLIFTGDPDQLPPIGCGKVLADIVKAKTVANTMLDIVKRQEGSTGIPEYSMLINQGVIPDQLSTGTIHFHETSTTDIAKVCCELYQESPESSRVMAPTKALVSEINKLTQQAVNPNSDSLEFEINGDKFFLPLSLNDAVLFTQNHYEKGIQNGSLGTLTSVKPSGDSYGEVTLDTGEKVEVTQTVLDCMELGYAITLHKAQGSQFPRIIIALQKGRIVDRAWLYTAITRAESEIHIVGSSKEMKQITEALSHSHKRNSYLEKLLQ, via the coding sequence ATGAATAGCGCTTTGCATGAAGACCAAATGCGTGTCACCAGTATCCCTTATCGCTCGAACAAGATGGTGATATTCAGCGGTGTACCGCTGGCGAAAGACTCTTACAAAACTAATAGTGGGAAGTATTACGTCACAATCAAAGCCGACCCCGATAGTATCCCTGTGCTTCCAACGCTGGGTCAGCACTGGTCAGTCAAAGGCGCTCGCCAGATAGAAAATATGGAGATGGGTGATTATGTCATGCAGCAGCACACGTATGAATCACCCAAGCATGTTGAATGCATGCTGCCCGAAACTGGCGAACAACTCATTCGTTTTATCGCAAGAGAAACTGACTTTAAAGGCATTGGTGAAAGCAAAGCTAGGGCGCTCTGGCAGCTCTTAGGTAAAGACTTCCATGCCACACTGCAAAATGACATCCCAGACTCTAGAAAGCGTCTAACATCGATTCTGAGTGACGATTCAGTGGAAGCGCTCTTTAAGGGGTACGCCAAATATAAAAATCTGGCACATTGCAACTGGATGAGTGAGCACAACATCCCCGCCAGTGTGCAGCAACGGCTGCTCAAGCATCACGGTGAAGCCTCTATAGAGGTAATTAAAGATAATCCTTATGCTTTGATGGGCTTTGGTCTTTCGTTCAGTGCCATTGAAGATATTATCAAGGCAACGGATTTTAAGAGCGATGTTGCGAAGGATGACCCAAGAAGGCTCAGCGCGGCTCTGGAAATGTCTATTCGCAAAGAGATTGAAAAAGGTCACACCTATACCACTCATGCCAATGTGCGCCCTTACCTCAACAAACTATTGAAAGACAAAACACTGGTCACTCAGTCGTTCCAATCCGGCCATGATAAAGCTCAGTATATTTTAAATCCCGACACAGGAGCCTACCACCCAACGGCGCAACTTCTGATGGAAAGTGTCGTTGCCAAACGGCTTAATGCACTGACTAAGCGAAATGACTTATTTGATGAAAACGCCAATGCTGCCTATTGCTCTGCGGCTGCGGAACTGCCCTATGACTTAACCTCCAAGCAAATCGAGGCCGCAATAACATGCCTGGACAACTCTGTAAGCTGCATTACTGGCGGTGCTGGGACTGGCAAGACAACGGTACTTAGAACGGCTCTCAGGGCTTACCGTCAACTCGGCTTTGAGATACACGCGGTTGCGCTCAGTGGTCGCGCTGCAATGAGGCTACATGAGTCAATCGGCTTTATCACTTCAACTATTGCTAAGTTACTTCGTAAGGAACCGATTGAGCCAAGTGTTGAGCAGCCGAATCATCTACTGGTGATTGATGAAGCGAGCATGATTGACTTGCCGACGATGTATCGCCTTGTGAATCACATTCATCCCTCTGTACGATTGATATTCACTGGCGACCCGGACCAACTACCACCGATCGGCTGTGGTAAGGTACTGGCAGATATCGTTAAAGCAAAAACGGTGGCTAATACGATGCTGGATATCGTCAAGAGACAGGAAGGTTCAACGGGTATCCCTGAATACTCAATGCTCATCAATCAAGGTGTGATACCTGATCAATTAAGCACGGGGACAATACACTTTCACGAAACCAGCACAACAGACATTGCCAAAGTCTGTTGTGAGCTTTACCAAGAGTCCCCTGAAAGCAGTCGTGTCATGGCTCCAACCAAGGCGCTCGTATCAGAAATTAATAAACTCACCCAACAAGCGGTCAATCCAAACAGCGATAGCCTTGAATTCGAAATCAATGGCGACAAGTTCTTTCTACCACTTAGCTTGAATGATGCGGTTTTATTCACGCAGAATCATTACGAGAAAGGCATTCAGAACGGCTCTCTTGGCACTCTAACCAGCGTCAAGCCTTCTGGTGACAGTTACGGTGAAGTAACACTGGATACGGGTGAAAAGGTCGAGGTAACACAAACCGTTCTAGACTGCATGGAGTTGGGTTATGCAATCACCTTGCACAAAGCTCAAGGATCACAGTTCCCGCGCATCATTATCGCCCTGCAAAAAGGAAGAATAGTTGATAGAGCTTGGCTCTATACTGCAATTACGAGGGCTGAAAGTGAAATTCATATTGTCGGTAGTAGCAAGGAAATGAAGCAGATTACCGAAGCACTTAGCCACTCTCATAAGAGGAACAGTTACCTGGAAAAGCTGTTGCAGTAG
- the ltrA gene encoding group II intron reverse transcriptase/maturase encodes MTISNEISASSDSALWQSINWKAVEANVLKLQMRIAKATRDGKHGKAKALQWILTHSRSAKLLAVKRVSQNKGSKTPGIDGVVWNTDTRRMKAVNQLSRKAYQAKPLRRIYIPKKNGKLRPLGIPCMIDRAQQALHLLSLEPISETTADPNSYGFRTNRSTADAVDQCFKCLALKKSAKWVLEGDIKACFDKIGHQWLMDNIAIDKRMLEQWLKSGFVDKGLFYDTDEGTPQGGIISPTLMLMTLSGLEQRIKSTALKKGARANFIGYADDFVVTCASKEVLENDIKPLIADFLAERGLTLSEEKTHITHINDGFDFLGFNHRKYKGKLLIKPSKSNTLMFLSNLRELVKTHVTLPVNDLIKLINPKLRGWSNYYRHCVAKQVFGYVGHKLFHTLWHWAKRRHPTKSKTWIALKYFINRKGQWQFHGWQKIMDMDCQFNLFQIAKVPIERHVKIRSAATPFDPLYQEYLVKRKSKRLARNSWNEPASTAL; translated from the coding sequence ATGACGATTTCGAATGAGATTAGTGCATCTTCTGACAGTGCACTGTGGCAATCCATTAACTGGAAGGCCGTAGAGGCGAACGTCTTAAAGCTTCAAATGCGTATCGCAAAGGCAACTAGAGACGGTAAACACGGCAAAGCAAAAGCATTGCAGTGGATACTGACTCACTCTCGCTCAGCAAAACTTCTTGCTGTTAAGCGAGTTTCTCAAAATAAAGGCAGTAAAACGCCTGGAATAGACGGCGTTGTCTGGAATACAGACACGCGTCGTATGAAAGCAGTAAATCAACTGAGTCGGAAAGCTTACCAAGCGAAACCACTCAGGCGTATCTATATCCCCAAAAAGAATGGCAAGCTTCGACCTCTGGGCATCCCATGCATGATAGACAGAGCACAACAAGCACTACACCTATTATCGCTAGAGCCTATATCAGAAACAACTGCCGACCCGAATAGTTATGGCTTTAGAACAAATCGTAGCACGGCTGACGCTGTCGACCAGTGCTTCAAGTGTTTGGCTTTAAAGAAATCGGCTAAATGGGTTCTTGAAGGAGATATTAAAGCTTGCTTCGACAAAATCGGGCATCAATGGCTTATGGATAACATCGCCATCGATAAACGGATGTTGGAGCAATGGCTAAAGTCAGGCTTTGTAGACAAAGGGCTGTTTTACGACACCGACGAAGGCACTCCTCAAGGCGGAATTATATCCCCCACCTTGATGTTGATGACGTTATCGGGTCTCGAACAGCGCATTAAGTCTACCGCGCTTAAGAAAGGAGCAAGAGCTAACTTTATTGGATATGCCGACGATTTCGTCGTCACTTGCGCTTCAAAAGAAGTACTCGAGAACGATATCAAACCGTTGATTGCTGATTTCTTAGCGGAAAGAGGCTTAACATTATCCGAAGAGAAAACGCACATTACTCATATCAACGATGGCTTTGATTTCCTAGGTTTTAACCATAGGAAGTACAAAGGGAAATTGCTCATTAAACCGAGTAAATCTAACACTTTGATGTTCTTGAGTAATCTGCGTGAACTCGTCAAAACGCACGTAACCTTACCAGTGAATGATCTTATCAAACTGATAAATCCGAAACTTAGGGGGTGGTCGAATTACTACCGACACTGCGTTGCCAAACAAGTATTCGGATATGTAGGCCACAAGCTATTCCATACATTGTGGCACTGGGCAAAAAGGCGCCATCCAACAAAGTCTAAAACTTGGATCGCCCTAAAATACTTCATCAACCGAAAAGGCCAGTGGCAGTTTCACGGTTGGCAGAAGATCATGGATATGGATTGCCAGTTCAATCTCTTCCAAATAGCCAAAGTGCCAATAGAAAGGCATGTGAAAATCCGAAGTGCAGCGACACCCTTTGACCCTCTTTACCAAGAATACTTGGTAAAGAGAAAATCTAAAAGGCTAGCTCGTAACTCTTGGAACGAACCTGCTTCGACTGCTTTATAA